ACTGCGGCGCGATTCCCGAAGGCCTGATCGAGTCGGAACTTTTCGGCCACGAAAAAGGCGCATTCACCGGAGCTGTGGGCACGCGAAAAGGGTTTTTTGAAACAGCGCACGGCGGGACGGTTTTCCTCGATGAGATCGGCGAAATGCCTTTGAGCGCGCAAGTCAAATTATTGCGCGTGCTGGAGGGGCATGAATTTTCTCGAGTGGGCGGCTCAACGTCACAGAAAACTGACGTGCGCATCATCGCTGCGACGAACCGATCGCTGGACAGGGAAGTTCGAGAAGGTAATTTTCGTCAGGATTTGTATTTTCGGTTGCGAGCGGTGACTATCGAAATTCCCCCGCTGCGGGCGCGGCGCGAGGACATTCCTTTGCTGGCGCAGACTTTCGCTTCCCGATTTGCAAAAGAGAACCACATTAATTTTGCCGGATTTGATCCATCCGCTTTTCAGGCGCTGGAAAATTATGCTTGGCCCGGCAATGTCCGCGAGTTGAAAAATCTCATTGAGTCAATGATTATTTTAGAAAAAGGCGCGGCCATTACCAGCGATATCGTTCGCAAGCACCTCGGCCACCACGAAACGCAACAGACGCGCCAATTGCCCATGCCGCTCAATAAGCCCACTGAACAAGTAGAACGGGAATTTATTTATCGCGCGTTAATCGATCTGAAAAGTGAAATTTTTCAACTCCGCGAACTCATTCTCACGCGGCTGTTTCCGCCGAAACGATTGAAAAGTTGGGATAATGATTATCAGATTGTTCACCCGCACGAAGAAATTGAAACAATTGATCCGATTAGTGGCGAAGAAATTCACGTGCTGCCATCGCTGCCGGATATAGAGAAGAAATTGATCGAAGAGACGCTGGCGCATTTCAATGGCAACAAACGCAAAGCCGCCACCAGTTTGCGCATCAGCGAGCGCACGCTTTATCGGAAAATCAAGGAATATAATTTGAAATACTAAATTTGTCATTGGGCATCGGCAAATAGTAGTTTTATTTTAGGCATAGTTTTTTATTTTAGGGAATTTCTTATGAGTCGTCAAGCAGGAGTTTTTTTAATTTTCTTATTATTTTTGATCGTTCTGATTTCTGACTGTGGATATTATTCCTTTTCCGGGTCCACATTGCCGGGACATATTAAGACTATTTCTGTACCGACGTTTGGCAATCGGACGAGCGAATTCGGCGTGCCGGAAGATTTGACGGACGCGCTGATTGCGGAATTCACCAAAGACAACACACTAAAAGTTACTGACCGCCGCACTGCCGATAGCATGATTCGCGGGGAGATCACTAACATTCGGGATCAGGCAGGCGCTTACAATCAAAACGAGCAGGTCAGTGAAATTAAGGTTTATGTGACTGTTAATGTCGCATTTGAAGATTTGAAAAAAAATCAAACTTTCTGGGAAGAACAAATTACGCAATGGGGAACTTACAATCCGGATGTCGCGGCAGGTCAGGGCAGCAGCACGCGGCAAGAGGCAATTCAAGAAGCGTTGGACAAAATTGTCACCGACATTTTTAACAAAACCGTCTCCAATTGGTAGAATCTGACGGAAACTTTTGATTGCAGATTTAGGTAACTTCAGATCCAGCTATCCTGGGCGAAACAATTTGTAATGAATAATGCGGATAATTTGACCTAATTCGTTTTGCCGGTTGTCGTTGTGATATTTGAATGGTAATTATTCAACCTCGAAGTCCCCAAAACTCAAAGGGCAAAAAAAAGAACCGATATATTTTCATCGACAAAGAAAAATTTTCAGCAAAAAAATTGTTGGTACTTCGACACGCATAAAAATTTCGGTACTGACTTGCTTAAAAAAATATATGAAGTCTGTTTTTGTTAAAAATTGCACACACGAGAACTCAACCACAAAAAACAAGCAAATATGATAACGTCATTTTTAAATGAGGGCTGCGCAAAGATTTTAATTAAAGTTTGGCGGCTGAATAGTTACTTCGAATGATTACCATTTTTTTGGCAATCAATGAAAAAATTATTGATTTAATCGAAAAAAAATGCTATTTTTAACAAGGCTCACGTGAATTGTGCAGTTAACAGTCAGGTTGTCATGTCAAACAGGAGTCTAATCATGCAAAAATCACTAAAAGATGAAATAAAACATCTGGAAAAAATGTTAATCGAGAAACCCAACTCGATTTTATTTGCCCGATTGGCCGACTGTTACATGCAAATGGGGCGGCTCGACGAAGCGATTGAATTGTGCGAACACGGCGTTCGTGTACATCCCAATTACATCAGCGGCCATTTTGTGCTCGGCAAAAGCTATTTTCGGAAAAAGCTGTTTGATCTGGCGGAAAAAGAATTAAAACGAGTCGTTGTGCTCGACGCAAAATTTATCGCCGCCTATCGTGAGCTCGGGGAATTAATGGCGCAAAACGGCTGGCAGAATGCGTGCGAGACAAATTTCGAGGAAATTCTGCGCATTGATCCGCTGAACGAGAGAGCGAAACAGCGCCTCGCCATGCTGAAGCAGCAGTTTGCGCTTAATGAAAAAATGCAGACTCCAACTGAAGATGTTGCATTTCAGCCAGAAAAAGGAGACAAATCAATTTTGAACGAATCGGTTCTCTCCGAAGAACACGACACGCTGTTTGATCTGGAAGAAACAGAACCACCGCCACAGAAAACCGCTGAACCCGCAGAACCGCCGGTGACTGCTTTTAATGAAAGCGATGAGAAAGAGCTTGGCTTGCTGGAAGACATTTTCAGCGATGAAAACGTCTCCGATCTGGATACGGAACCGCCCTTTCAGTTGGCTGAAGATCAGGAACCTTCGCCGTTTGAAGAGACGCGAACTGAGCCGACCGCTCCCCAGGCTGAACCGCCGCAAAAAGCGTC
This genomic stretch from Calditrichota bacterium harbors:
- a CDS encoding sigma-54-dependent Fis family transcriptional regulator, with the translated sequence MNQSEKLPDRFQKFQEESGLIGNSPAILQIFETIEQVAPSDISVLIDGESGTGKELVARAIHQRSHRAEKPMVIVNCGAIPEGLIESELFGHEKGAFTGAVGTRKGFFETAHGGTVFLDEIGEMPLSAQVKLLRVLEGHEFSRVGGSTSQKTDVRIIAATNRSLDREVREGNFRQDLYFRLRAVTIEIPPLRARREDIPLLAQTFASRFAKENHINFAGFDPSAFQALENYAWPGNVRELKNLIESMIILEKGAAITSDIVRKHLGHHETQQTRQLPMPLNKPTEQVEREFIYRALIDLKSEIFQLRELILTRLFPPKRLKSWDNDYQIVHPHEEIETIDPISGEEIHVLPSLPDIEKKLIEETLAHFNGNKRKAATSLRISERTLYRKIKEYNLKY
- a CDS encoding LptE family protein: MSRQAGVFLIFLLFLIVLISDCGYYSFSGSTLPGHIKTISVPTFGNRTSEFGVPEDLTDALIAEFTKDNTLKVTDRRTADSMIRGEITNIRDQAGAYNQNEQVSEIKVYVTVNVAFEDLKKNQTFWEEQITQWGTYNPDVAAGQGSSTRQEAIQEALDKIVTDIFNKTVSNW
- a CDS encoding tetratricopeptide repeat protein, which codes for MQKSLKDEIKHLEKMLIEKPNSILFARLADCYMQMGRLDEAIELCEHGVRVHPNYISGHFVLGKSYFRKKLFDLAEKELKRVVVLDAKFIAAYRELGELMAQNGWQNACETNFEEILRIDPLNERAKQRLAMLKQQFALNEKMQTPTEDVAFQPEKGDKSILNESVLSEEHDTLFDLEETEPPPQKTAEPAEPPVTAFNESDEKELGLLEDIFSDENVSDLDTEPPFQLAEDQEPSPFEETRTEPTAPQAEPPQKASAPRITEPEKTSGEPVVEQTDEFQPEYDPFYELQKQRELESKEIEDSLFPFDSKQPKTPAPGQKKTKPASESELSQPMPAREERPPVSEPEKPRPSTKGSLATPTLGEIYAAQRQYTKAIGVYEQLLRKDPNNDLYQQKIAMLRKKMEEEASQ